A part of Oncorhynchus kisutch isolate 150728-3 linkage group LG2, Okis_V2, whole genome shotgun sequence genomic DNA contains:
- the LOC109902189 gene encoding riboflavin transporter 2 produces MTLLTHVLACLFGMGSWVAINGMWVELPLIVPEIPEGWYLPSYLTVLIQMANAGPLFVTLMHRFRPGKLDERPVIYSIVGLGVVATFLLAFFWKHTVPLAGATHSVPLLVLCFLISVVDCTSSVTFLPFMMRLGPQYLTTYFVGEGVSGLVPAVVALVQGVGVVHCRNATVASLANGTLGVNATVGASGELQAQYQPANFSAQVFFLFLSAMMVVCLAAFLLLNHHPAVARERKCELYFNGGLAEEKSHQALSLSHRPQEEKAMISSPDSHRRARRSSFGTGFYSGPELAFIFVVLAWVNALTNAVLPSVQSYSCLPYGNQAYHLAATMAAVANPVACFIAMFLPLRSMVLIGLLTIVGTGFGTYIMAMAALSPCPLLVHSVSGTALIVIAWMLFVLTLSYVKVIIGVILRDEGHSALVWCGAVVQLGSMLGALSMFPLVSVYGLFKSGDPCNTKCTK; encoded by the exons ATGACTCTCCTAACCCACGTGCTGGCATGCCTTTTTGGCATGGGCTCCTGGGTGGCCATCAACGGGATGTGGGTGGAGCTGCCCCTCATCGTGCCAGAAATCCCAGAGGGTTGGTACCTGCCCTCTTACCTCACTGTGCTCATCCAGATGGCTAATGCGGGGCCCCTTTTCGTCACCCTCATGCACCGCTTCCGCCCGGGCAAGCTGGACGAGCGACCCGTCATCTACTCCATAGTGGGCCTGGGCGTGGTCGCCACCTTCCTCCTGGCCTTCTTCTGGAAGCACACGGTGCCCTTAGCGGGCGCTACGCATAGTGTCCCCCTTCTAGTGCTCTGTTTCCTAATCTCTGTGGTGGACTGCACCTCCTCGGTCACCTTCCTGCCCTTCATGATGCGCCTCGGTCCCCAGTACCTCACTACGTACTTTGTAGGGGAGGGCGTTAGTGGCTTGGTGCCTGCCGTAGTGGCTCTGGTGCAGGGGGTGGGGGTGGTTCACTGTCGGAATGCTACAGTGGCTAGCCTAGCCAATGGGACCTTAGGGGTTAACGCCACTGTAGGGGCCAGTGGAGAGCTCCAGGCTCAATACCAGCCCGCTAACTTCTCGGCCCAggtcttcttcctcttcctcagtgCCATGATGGTGGTGTGTCTGGCCGCCTTCCTCCTGCTCAACCACCACCCGGCCGTGGCCAGGGAGAGGAAGTGCGAGCTATACTTCAACGGAGGCCTGGCAGAGGAGAAGAGCCACCAAGCCCTGTCCCTGTCTCACAGACCTCAAGAGGAGAAGGCCATGATCAGTTCTCCGGATAGCCACCGGAGAGCCCGGCGGAGCTCCTTCGGGACGGGCTTCTACAGTGGGCCGGAGCTGGCGTTCATCTTTGTGGTTCTGGCTTGGGTCAATGCCCTGACCAATGCAGTGCTGCCCTCAGTGCAGTCTTACTCCTGTCTGCCCTACGGGAACCAGGCCTACCATCTGGCAGCCACCATGGCAGCCGTGGCCAACCCCGTGGCCTGCTTCATTGCCATGTTCCTGCCCTTAAG GTCGATGGTGCTGATTGGGCTTCTGACAATAGTTGGGACAGGGTTTGGTACTTACATTATGGCCATGGCTGCACTGAGCCCCTGTCCTCTACTGGTCCACAGCGTCTCAGGCACCGCACTCATA GTCATAGCCTGGATGTTGTTTGTCCTGACCCTCTCCTATGTGAAGGTGATCATTGGGGTGATCCTTCGGGATGAGGGTCACAGCGCCCTCGTCTGGTGTGGAGCGGTAGTGCAGCTTGGCTCCATGCTCGGTGCCCTGTCCATGTTTCCCTTGGTCAGTGTCTATGGACTCTTCAAATCAGGGGACCCTTGTAACACCAAGTGCACAAAGTAG